TGGCGTAGCTCAGGTGGCAGAGCAACTGCCTTGTAAGCAGTGGGTCGGGGGTTCGAATCCTCCCGCCAGCGCCAGCCTTTTCAACCGCAACTTCAAGGAGTTGTAGTCCTGGGGCGACGAGCGGGGAGATACCCAAGTGGCCAAAGGGGGCAGACTGTAAATCTGCTGGCGAACGCCTTCGGAGGTTCAAATCCTCCTCTCCCCACCACTTGTAAGACGACGGCAGGGCGCGCCGAGACGGCAGGCGGGAATAGCTCAGCGGTAGAGCGCCAGCCTTCCAAGCTGGGGGTCGCGGGTTCGAATCCCGTTTCCCGCTCCAGCCTCGCCGCTCGGGAGTGCGAGGGGGTTGCGACCAGCGCCCATGTAGCTCAGTCGGCAGAGCGCGTCCTTGGTAAGGACGAGGTCTCCGGTTCAATCCCGGACATGGGCTCCATCGATACGCGTCGGCAGGCCAATTCGGGTCGGTAGCCGAGGAGGATCATCGGATGGCCAAGGCGAAGTTTGATCGGTCGAAGCCGCACGTGAACGTGGGGACGATTGGGCACATTGATCATGGGAAGACGACGTTGACGGCGGCGATCACGAAGGTGCTGCACACGAAGTTCAGTGGGGTGGCGGTGCGGGAC
This region of Candidatus Methylomirabilota bacterium genomic DNA includes:
- a CDS encoding GTP-binding protein, which codes for MAKAKFDRSKPHVNVGTIGHIDHGKTTLTAAITKVLHTKFSGVAVRD